One window of the Devosia sp. 2618 genome contains the following:
- a CDS encoding alpha-D-ribose 1-methylphosphonate 5-phosphate C-P-lyase PhnJ: MTTTAQYNFAYLDEQTKRMIRRAILKAIAIPGYQVPFSSREMPMPYGWGTGGVQVTASIIGPDDVLKVIDQGADDTTNAVSIRAFFAKVAHVETTTHTADATIIQTRHRIPEKPLGPGQILVYQVPIPEPLRFLEPRETETRKMHALEEYGLMHVKLYEDIARHGRIATTYAYPVKVEGRYVMDPSPTPKFDNPKMHMSEALQLFGAGREHRIYAVPPHTEVVSLDFEDHPFAIQHFEEPCALCGAEQVYLDEVILDDRGGHMYVCSDTDNCEERREAGHVGVMGMQEAAE, translated from the coding sequence ATGACCACCACCGCTCAATACAATTTCGCCTATCTCGACGAACAGACCAAGCGGATGATCCGGCGGGCTATTCTCAAGGCCATCGCCATTCCTGGTTATCAGGTGCCGTTCAGCTCCCGCGAAATGCCGATGCCGTATGGCTGGGGCACGGGTGGGGTACAGGTGACGGCGTCGATCATCGGGCCGGATGACGTGCTCAAGGTGATCGACCAGGGCGCGGACGACACGACCAATGCGGTCAGCATCCGGGCGTTCTTTGCCAAGGTGGCGCATGTGGAAACCACCACGCACACCGCCGACGCGACGATCATCCAGACGCGGCACCGTATTCCTGAAAAGCCGCTCGGGCCCGGGCAGATCCTTGTCTATCAGGTGCCGATCCCCGAGCCGCTGCGCTTCCTCGAACCGCGCGAAACCGAGACGCGCAAGATGCATGCGCTTGAGGAATATGGGCTGATGCACGTCAAGCTTTATGAGGACATTGCGCGCCACGGCCGCATCGCCACGACCTATGCCTATCCGGTCAAGGTCGAGGGTCGCTATGTGATGGACCCGAGCCCGACACCCAAATTCGACAACCCCAAAATGCATATGAGCGAAGCGCTGCAGCTGTTCGGGGCAGGGCGCGAGCACCGGATTTATGCGGTGCCGCCGCATACCGAAGTGGTGAGCCTGGACTTTGAGGATCATCCCTTTGCGATCCAGCATTTTGAGGAGCCCTGCGCGCTGTGTGGCGCGGAACAGGTCTATCTCGACGAGGTCATTTTGGATGACCGGGGCGGGCATATGTATGTGTGTTCCGACACCGACAATTGCGAAGAACGGCGCGAGGCCGGGCATGTCGGGGTGATGGGGATGCAGGAGGCGGCGGAGTGA